CGATCaaatttatcgattttatGTCGAGTCGAGAAAAAAGGGTGGATGCGAATGACGGGCGCGCGATCCATTAGGGAAGTGATACTGAAAGAAACGAATTTATGTTTTACTGTTTGTTACATAAATTCCTTCACTCATCGCTCTTGGGTGGATTCTTCTCGCACAATTCAGCATAATTTCCTCGAATTTTCCCTGTAGCGCACACCAAACCCTGCTCGGAGGTTGGTCAGGAATTTAATGGAAACAGCAGGAACAAACGCAACGCGAATTGCATCCAGACATGGACGCGAATAAAAAACGACACAAAGgtgaagaagatgatgatacAACATGCAATTTCATGTCTTTGTTCTGTCCGCGCAACCCCGAGAAATTCGCGGCGGACCAACATCCAGCGCAGGATCCATCGGAGGGATCGCTCCATAATTTCTTAGCGTCTCTACCTTTTTGTGCAACTTTTTCCTTTAGGTTCagtcttttctctttctcgtttGTGGCGTCCGTCCGCTTTGCTCTAAACGGAATGCTGCAATCCTTCGGGAAACGATCTCTCCTCGGATCGTTTATTCCAGTGGCAACGTTTCACTCGATCGGATAAGTTGTTTCGCGTCCGAGTTGTGCGGAATATATCTTTGAAGCCCCCCCAATACTTTTGAgtcctctttttttattggaaaaagtTGGAAATTCTAGCAGAGCACCGAAAACGCGTGTCAGTGCTTCAGTGTTATGGTTGTGCCTTTGGTCCGAGGTCCGCATTGCTTGATGCCCCTCGTATGCCACTAACTGTTGTGTACGGCTTTTGTCCCTGCCCAGTCCGAAAGTGTCGCTACAGAAGTGAAGAGGTCATTTCGAATAGCACGACCCACCGACCAGCGAGTGTGTCCGCGGCGTGGCACGCGATAGTTGCTGCTTGATTGTTGTGTTTAACTAGCAACGTTTGGAAGGAAGAAATGTTTTTCACCTTGTACTATCTACTAACGCGCTGGAACGTGCTTCCAGGGATGACGATGGAGCGGGCCAAGATGGAGACAAATCCACCGAGGGACAAACTGCGTCTCGTGTTTCTTACGCTAATGATCCATGGTATCGGTACGCTGATGCCGTGGAATATGTTTATCACTGCCAAATCAGTAAGTATCCGTAGATTATTGGGTGTAAAGTATTAAGTTAagtgttttttctcctcttttccGTAGTATTTTGTAGATTACAAGCTAAGTCAAAACTATACAGGAGTGGAGTTAGAGTATGGAACGTACTTTTTAGCGTACGTTGGTTTTGCTTCCCAGGTTCCTAACCTTCTATTTAATTGGCTCAATATTTTCATGAACCTTGGGTAAGTGTGGCATTAATATTGTCACTAATAATTGCTTGTAACTGATGATTTGTGCTTCTCGTTTTCTTGCAGTGGTAATCTCACGAAACGGATCGTTTATAGCATTCTGATCGAAGTGATTGTGTTTGTCGTTACGGTAGTGCTGGCCATGATCAACTCTTCCGAGTGGCCTGGTGCATTCTTCTGGATTACGATGACTACGGTGGTGATATTGAACAGTGCGTGTTACGACTGTGATGTGACAATCATCGAACAGCATTAAAAAGGCTTGCTTCATTTACCCATTTCCAGTGGCTGGTGGAATTTATCAAAACACGGTGTATGGCATGGCAGCGAAACTTCCGTTCAAGTATACGGGTGCGGTTGTGCTAGGGTCAAACATAAGTGGCACGTTTGCATCAATCATCTCGATCCTCAGCTCACAGTTTGCATCTTCCGTGAGGACGGCCGCCATTTACTACTTCATTACGGCCATGTTTGTCCTGTTGCTCTGTTTCGACACATACTTCGCGTTACCATTGAATGTAAGTATATCGATTGTAGGTATGTAGATATGTGAGTAATTTTATTATCGGCTTTTACGGTTCAGTGGTTTTTAAGGTACGTCGCCGTATCACCATGTTCCCTggattatcatttttttatttatttataattaaatatgACGCTGAGTTATCaattaatgtttaattttttattttttgcttggcCATTTTGttatactttatttttatattttttatacaatttacATTGTCTATTTTTACTCAAGCTAAACCAAAGAACTTGACACATGAATCGTTGTATTATTTTGAtgatattatttgttttatttatatcgttttattttattttttatttcattttttttatttatttatttattttctttgattgagaggtatttttaaattctgtgatgataatttgaaaaaaaaatcttgttttaAAGAATTTCAATGCTTATCGATAATTCAcgaaatatattaaaaaatttaagactTTGCACTAAACTAACCATTTTCTTTAGTAGTTTAGTATGTTTGTACTTCTGATCTGGATTAATGTCCTGTTGCTAGCAATAAGATACACAGTCAAACAGCTGTTCTTTGATCTTCGGGCTGTCGATCATCCCTGGCAAAACATCTTCATAAATAACAAACTACTAAatgatattttatgttttcgaaaaccaaacaaaacagaagaggcaaaaatctttttgtgctacaatattttattttgttttatacttACGAATTTTATACTAATTATAGACTATACTAATCAATTAAAtaggatttttgtaaattcgcaacatattttttcttctcggaAATCggtccaaataaaaaaaaacaacaataaccagttttttaattggtaaattGTTCAATTCGacgaaaaatttgaaatcgaACGCCACGAAAATGAGACTAGTATGCTTACAAATGTAATATtcatacaatttatttattaacataAACGAGAAattctattgatttttttacttgcttacttgtcaggcgctacaaccgctttacGGTTTTggtacaaccgctttgcgctgcagaatccggaaccgcttacggtcccgcgccgtcgtccgccaatctgTTATCCCGGCATTGagggcggatgattccacgccatcctcccacctcaatctgggcctaaaaggactttctgtgCTGGGTCGttcggtgccatgcgtataacatggccagcccatcggagcctggcgagcctaattcgctgcacgacggtgaggtcgtcatacagttcatacaggccaacgatccttctgagcatcttcctctcgaacgtgGCTAAGAggacttcgtctgttttggaaagggtccatgtctcagaggcgtatgtgagtactgggactgtaAAGGTACGATGCAGTCCTAGCTTCGGCCATCGGGACCGGTTTTtcgaggtgagatgtttcctcggGCTGTACACAGGCCGGCCTCAGGCGCAattccgtctctatgctgctttcggtgctgacttttgacacgagataggtgaagttgtGGACGACTttaaatttgcggtcacctatccgtacatcacccccacgtagttccggatttcttagtagggccgctaaTGGtgtcaccatcaatttggtctttgcctcgttaatctgcaacccgaggttttctgccgcctgatCGATCTTTTGGTAGgtctctgctacctgggagagccgcagaccaatgatgtctatatcatcagtcACCGCTCCTAGTCACGGTTGGCCCTCTCTaacgccaagttgaataggagacaggcgagcccatctccgtAACGCAAGTCTTTGGTGgcagcaaaggaccctgagagttttccatccaccttcacctagcatgtgacgttggtaatggtcattctaacaagcctgatctgTTTGGCAGGGATtgcaaaagagctcatggcctcgtagagttttacgaCATGACGCGGGcttgaaatctttgaaaattttttacgTGTTCGACTGCTGGCCAGCCATCTTTTCCAAGATATGCcacatggtgaagatctggtcagtggtagattttccgttaccgaatcctctttgatagtttcgaTAGGCTACGATTCTGTCGGTTCCGGGTGCCTTATTGTTCTTTAACCGACGAATAGCTTTTTTTAGGACACACGTCCTCGTCGGGACCGTCTACTAGTGGAGCATCTAGCTGTTCGTTGAACTGGTTGTTAAGTATTTCATCAAAGTACTGAGTCCATCGCGAGAGGACCTCTGGCTGGTTACTGACCAGATCACCATTTTTGTTGCGACAGCAGGTCGCCTTAGGTATGAAGTTGTTTCGGCGGCCTGCTATCGCTTGGTAAAAATTTCGGGTGGGACCGTACGCCTCTCTGATCTGATCGAGTTCCCGCATTCCCTCCTCTTCCCAGGCGTGTCTTTTGGTGCGGTGAATTCGTTTTTCTGCCCAACAGGCATTCTTTGAATGCCTTTTCGACCTTGCTGTCTTTGAGAGCGTCCATGTTGAGTCGAGGCTGCGTGTTTTCGCCACCCCCATTGGTGCGGGGCCGAGATATTCTACACCGGATCACCAGGCCAACCAAGCGGTGATCGGAATCGATGTTGGCTCCTCGATATGTTCTGACGTTTAACAGGCTCGACTATCTTCGGCGGCTTGTGGTCGACCAACACGTGGTTGATCTGAGTGAAAGTTGCTCCATCCGAGGACACCCACGTGAGCTTGTGAGCCTGCGCGCAAACTTGGTAATTCCTACAACCAGATTGTTCGCAACCGCGAACTGGACCAATCTACTACAATTACTGTGCTCGTGTAGACTGTGACAACCAATGTATCGGTGGTACATTGGCTCCCTACGGACATTTCTATTGAAGTCCTCCAGGATGATTGTGAGGTCATGCCTGGGGCAACTATCCATGATTTTCGGCGAACGGTGAAACCCGTTCCGAGCTCACGTTTGCGGTCGTGGCAGCTATAATAGATGTCGTAGGGTTTGCCTGTCACGTCCTCTTTGCAAACCGCTCCCTAGCCACCGCATTTCCTGTAGTGCTACAAGGTCCATGTccatgattgatttttttacgcAACTGTAAAACCCTGTTAGAAGAATCGTAAACACATAATACttctttgcttcattttctctttctttactAGAAATTCTATCGCTATCACGAGCTgttgaaagagaaagaaatcgaatcgaatcagCGAGCGAACGTGGGCGCTCGACCCCCATACTGGACCATCTTCAAGCAAGCGTTTCCCCAGCTGTTTAATGTGTTCTTCGTGTTTTTCATCACGCTAGCCGTCTTTCCGGCCGTCCACTCCGACATCAAACGGTCGGACAGCAACTTCATCATCGACGACGATCTGTTCGTGAGTATCTGCTGCTTCCTGACGTTCAACGTGTGTGCCATGCTCGGCAGTTTGCTAACGTCGTGGGTGACCTGGCCCAAGCCCAAGTACCTGGTATGGCCCGTCCTGTTGCGGGCCGCCTTTCTACCGCTGTTCCTCTTCTGTAACTATCAGCCGCTCAACATTTCACGCGTCCTGCCCGTCTACATCGATCACGACTGGGTGTACTGGGGGATTGCGATCGTGATGGCCTTCTCATCCGGTTACTTTAGCTCGCTCGGCATGATGTACGCACCGCAATCGGTGGAACCGCAGTATGCGATGACGGCCGGTATGTTTGCAGCAGCGATGCTCATTACCGGTATCTTTACCGGTATCCTGTTCTCGATGGTGTTCCCGATGGTGGTTCAGTACAACTTCCTCGAATGGCTCCACTAGGCCTGGCGTTGGGGAATGGGCATTTACGACGGGTACGTTTCGTAACCCGGCATTTGTTCCCCATTCCCACTCTCTCGCCACTCTTTATCTCTTTTTATCCTACGCTTTATAGCAACAGCATACGCAAAGTTACGGTCGTACGAGGAACCGATCGTTATCGGTTCTTGCAGTCCACCTCAAAATCATATCACTGTGGCCCAATTATTCGAATGCAAACACGTTCAAAAGTGCTCACTACAGTCAGTATGCCTACCGACATTGTCATGCACAGATTCATACTAATGTCTCGTGTTGGTCAATGTAACTCATTTGAATATGtctttttcctgttttaaagatattttatttccgttcttcgttttttggtCAATTTAATGttcattcttaaaaaaaaagaggcaagGCAAAGAATGTAGTCTGATGCGATTCAAACGctcatttttaaatacaaGGTCCCAATCGCCCATGATAGCCGAGTTGATTATTACTATCATCGATGGTACTAATACGTGTTAAAACCaaatttattatatcaatTCTAATCTGTTATCATATGTGTTCAACGTGTACATTAcgtaaaattcaaaatgatctTCATTGATCCCATGCCTCGTATGATCACCATCCACCAtccttaaaatttaaaatttttcttcGACGACAAGGTCTTTCAACAGATGAAAACTTTTGATGAAAAGCTATGTTGACAGAAGGCAGGACCTCTTTGATTACGGGAGCTGTTAGTAGACGAGGCCGACGAAGACGAGATCTCTTGGAAGGCAATGTCTTTGAGAGCACAATTTTTCTTCGTCTACGAGGCCTAATGAGTTGAGCGACAAGCTCCCCTGGACGAAAAATCTTTTGGGAAGGAAATGTCCTACTATCCAACAACACAGTTTTCTTTGCAACTTTAAATCAATTCTCCGGTAGGTAAACAGAATATTGTTTCGATGAATtatctttttgaaaatttcaggaGGTCCAGAACATTTTTTGGAGGATTTACTGTTTCAGCTTTTATTTAGCACAGAGTGGTGACTTTTTACAATTGCAATTGTGCAAATTAAATAGTTCAATTTCTCTGttagttagtattttattattacaaaCCAACTTCATAATTACGGTGTGTTCTGTTTAGTGATAGTGATGGTTTTTCAAACGTTTAGTTGTAATATCTAATCATAAGATCATCTTGAGCATTGATTTTatgtactactgtgtccgaaaagtaaggtgacattggatgtcaaatttcgcgcgccaaaagaagtccctttgtttttatttttcgtttatcaaaatgtaggtttttgacagttctgccacatttcaagtcacaacagtcaacccggctaggaatGACAATgacatattgaccatgtccaagtttgtggagcaacgcgcatgtatcaaattttgtttgcgcaatgaaataaacgctgcgaaaacgttgcggatgttacaaaaagccttccgGGAAGAATCTAtttcgaagaaaaaagtgttctcCGAACGAGCCGAGGCCCAAGAAGTCGCGCCAAAGCCTTCTTTGATTACCGTGGGGTGGTTCACTAGGAATTTCTTCCGAAGGGCCAATCGGTGAACAAAGAGTACTATCTAAGATTAATGCGGAtctccatccggcgaaagcgaccaaatttgtggaaaaaatagctggtttttgcaccacgattGTGCCctccgttttgacactatcgaggagatagaagggGTCCCAAAGagcatcccagcatccgcgttttccacttGTTTTCCAAAGGAGGAAGGGGGGTTACTTCGAAGGTGGTGACCTCCATTTGGcctaatattaaaaaaaaacctttcaggaaaaaatacaaagtcactttatttttcgggcacagtagtacGGCAATGAAGGTTGAGGAAAATGTGGGCCTGTCGTTTTGATGTACTAACCCCAATGAACAGTCAGTTAGTGGCGGTAGACAAGAATTAGCGTGTATGGTATAAGATCATTAAGTCTGATAGATATTCATGAGGGTTTAGCATTAGTACACTCTTAATGCATCGGTCATTATAACCTAAAAGAGAGGACtttgaaatggttttaagATACGCACAACTTAACAACACACTCAAACAATATTTGATAAGGATTTCGGAGATCTGCCTGATAaatccttttcttttgcttcgagACTTGACTAGTTGAACTGCGAACCTAactattgtttaaaattctgtATAAGAATAGAACTGACTTATCAAATCTTCTGGTAACAGTCAGAGAAAGCTTTGCTCCTGAAATACCCCCACAACGACAATTCTATTCCAAGGCTGTTATTATATACGTTGAAACAGAGATCCCCACAGAAACATAGTCTGATTGATTAAGTTCCACCATATCTCAATTTAATATTACTACAGACCAACGAAGAACCTAATTGAAACAGTCATTAAAGAGATTTCAAATTAACTAATCCAAATAGCGGTTTGACAAAATACAGTCGCAACAATTTGAACTATTTAACAACtattgttttaagtttttgtttagcaAGCTCATACGGTAGTGGACGAAATGTTCGATTAGCGTAAGAACGTAGCGCATCAACACCTTCATATCATTTCTACGCTCCAGAGACGTGAACACTAATCGCGACACAAAGCTTTTACATATAACCTCCGGATCTCAGCGAACAAAGTTTCGACCATAACACTGTGTCCAAACAAAGGAAATGTAAtgtaaaccaaaaaacaaaagatttcTCTATTTGTCACCGCGCTTATCTACCcaaatgcttgtttttttcggtTATTACGTTACATTTGgattaaaagcaaacataaattgAACGGTTCCTCCTGCGTGTGAAACGACTTCATTTGCACCATTTGTTTGAATACCAAAATTTTATATAAGTTAAAGTTTACACAAAAATGCACAACATAATTGATAACACATACATAACTGATGCGTCAAAGGGGGGAAGAGAAAGAGTAGGGTTTTATTAACGTTAGAGTGTGTTAGTATCTTTAgcttgtttgattttcatctttaCTTTTCTTACTATTATACCGTTTTTTTcataccttctttttttcttcttttaaacCCCAaccaatgtgtttgtttgtttgttttttttttataagtgCTCAATAAACTACTTCCATCATAAACTTGTTtagtaattttattatttaaatttaatgttaaCATTTTCTGTTGCACCGTTTTTCAGCCTGAAACTTTAAAGTGGCTTTTGCACCGTAGTGAACACtttccgaaacaaaaaaaagcattgtcGAATGGATGGATCACTCTGAACACTCCCCATTATGAATatcagaaagaaagaaaaaagcaaaacactgtACTACCGAAACAAATGCGCGAAATGAAACATAATCAACTCTACATTACTTACAAGTAAgcgaaatttgtttcatttttttttgtagaactaTATTTACTCACACCAATTGTAATGGTACCAAAATGAAGAAAGGGATGCAAATACCATTTTAATGACAAATTCGCTTA
This genomic window from Anopheles maculipalpis chromosome 2RL, idAnoMacuDA_375_x, whole genome shotgun sequence contains:
- the LOC126557826 gene encoding equilibrative nucleoside transporter 1 isoform X1 — its product is MASYDSQNLLPGSGGGRINGGNISVVSSRSGGTAGSHNETEKVPFLEKMEPVRLTPAWEEHNLPNDELNFRGMTMERAKMETNPPRDKLRLVFLTLMIHGIGTLMPWNMFITAKSYFVDYKLSQNYTGVELEYGTYFLAYVGFASQVPNLLFNWLNIFMNLGGNLTKRIVYSILIEVIVFVVTVVLAMINSSEWPGAFFWITMTTVVILNMAGGIYQNTVYGMAAKLPFKYTGAVVLGSNISGTFASIISILSSQFASSVRTAAIYYFITAMFVLLLCFDTYFALPLNKFYRYHELLKEKEIESNQRANVGARPPYWTIFKQAFPQLFNVFFVFFITLAVFPAVHSDIKRSDSNFIIDDDLFVSICCFLTFNVCAMLGSLLTSWVTWPKPKYLVWPVLLRAAFLPLFLFCNYQPLNISRVLPVYIDHDWVYWGIAIVMAFSSGYFSSLGMMYAPQSVEPQYAMTAGMFAAAMLITGIFTGILFSMVFPMVVQYNFLEWLH